The following DNA comes from Cetobacterium sp. ZOR0034.
ATCTTATATGATTTCGAACGATTATACATTTCCATTTGTTACACTCCCCTTATTACACTATTTTTTTTAAAAACTCAAGACTCTTTTTATAGTCACCACTAATGTCTTCATCTAAAGAGTAATCTTGCTCTATAATAATCCAATCTATTTTTAAACTTTTTATCTTTTCTACAATAGGTTCAAATGCTATATTTCCCTCTCCTAAAGGACATATCACCTGTTTTCCTAAATCAAAGAACTTCTCCCCAGTGCTAACTATTTTCATATCTTTTAAATGAATTGTATTTAATCTATCACTATATTTATCAATTAAACTCAATATGTTTACCCCACCATATTGAGCCCAATATGTATCAATTAATAACTTCACATTTTCTTTATTTGTATTCTCCATAAGAATATCCAATCCAAATTTTTTATTAAACTTCATAAATTCAAAAGCATGCATATGATACATAAAGAATATGTTTTCTTTTAAAAGGTCCCCACCAATTTTATTTATAATATTAGAAAACTCTACATACTTTTCATAACTACCTTGATATTCCATTGGCATAGCACCTATCCCACACAAGTCACATCCCCATTCCTTATGTGCCTTTATTACCATTTCCAAATTCTGAGTCAAATCTAAAAAGTTTATATGTGTTGCTATTATTTTAAGATCTAACTCTTTACATGTATCTCTATAAAAATCTATAATTTCATCAGTTACTCTTCCAAAACCAGAAAGTTGAACTCCATCATATCCCATCTCTTTTGCATTTATTAAAGACTCTTTTGCAAAAGAAAGTTCAACAGCCTTTCCCTCTTTTAAATAAGGCATAAAATAACCTATCATCTGCACTGCAATTTTCATCTTAAGTCACTCTCCTTATAGATATCTGTTATAATTTTCAAACTTTTTAGAGATTCTTCTAACGGAAGATATAATTTTTTATTTTTTCCAAGAGAGTTATAGAAACAATCAATCTCTTTTTCATGTGAAGCCCCATAGTAATCTTTTATCTCTCCTTTTTCATCTCTTTGTAAAACTATCTCTTCATTATCTTTACTTAACAAAAGTTTTCCATCTCTTATTGTATAAGTTCCATTTTCACAATAAACTTTTAAAGTTACACTCGTATTATTAAAGTTACACAAAGTTCCACTAAAGAATCCTTGAACTCCATTTTTAAAATCTAACTTTATTGAAGCTGTATCCTCTACATCTAGTGTTAGATTTTTAAGCTTAAAAACTTGGCCAGATATATTTTCGATCTCTCCTCCAATATCCTGTAAGTAATCTATTGTGTGAATTGCTTGATTTATAAGTAGCCCACCACCACCTTCAAGCTTCTTTCCTCTCCAAGGAGCAGCTTCGTAGTAGTTTAAATCTCTTCTCCAAAACACGGTCGCCTCTAAGCCTTTAATCTTTCCCGCTTCGCCTTTGTCCAACTCCTCTTTCAACTTTATATAACTTCTATTTCTTCTATTTTGATATACTACTGTTGCTTCCACATTTGGATAGATTTGAAGAAGCTCTATCAATTTTTGAGCTTCTTCATAAGTATGAGCTAATGGTTTTTCTATTATAAAATGAATTCCTTTTCTACATGCTAACTCAGCTATTTCATACCTTATATTATGTGGTGTCAAAATATGTATTGTATCTAAACTCTCATTTTCAAGCATATCGACAAAATTTCTATAATAATTACATCCATTTTCTTCTCCAACTTTTTTTGCAGCATCTAGTTTTAAATCACACACTGCAATCAGCTTATGATTTTTCTTTATTAAAGGTATATGTACATCACTTATAACTCCACATCCAATCACACCTACTCTTTTTTCCTCCATAATTAAATACTCCATTTCTTTGTGTATTTAGATGTTGCACACTTTTTCATTAACTCCTCATAATAAACATCTTTATCGATTGGTAAATCAATCTCTTTATTTAAAAACGTTGATAAAAGCATACTATTTATCAATTCTAAAGCTTTTATTCCCTCTATTCCTGGAGCTATTAGTTTATCTTTTCCTTCAATAGCATCTATCCAATTTTCTATAACTAAAGCATGTTCAATTCCCCAAGGTACTTCTCCTAAATCTTTTGATGTGTATATTGTTTCTTCTACTTGAGGCGTGTTCTTAGGATCTCTTAAATCTGCCGTTGCAACTAAATTCAACTCATTTTCAGGAACAAGAAGTTTTTTATAAGTTAACACATCATTCTCTATTACAATTTTTCCATTATTTCCAATAATTTCAAGCCTATTTGTTCCTGGGGCGTCGTGAGTAGAAGTTATAAATACTCCGTTTCCTCCATTTGGATACTCTACATATGCTGTTACATCTGTTTCAACCTCTACATCTCTATTCTCTCCAAATTTACAATATGCTCTTACCTTATTAGGCATTCCACAAAGCCATTGCCACATATCTATCTGATGTGGAGCTTGATTTATTAGAACTCCTCCACCTTCTCCAGCCCAAGTTGCTCTCCATTCTCCGTTGTCATAATATTTTTGTGGACGATACCAGTTTGTTATTATCCAATTTACTCTTTTAAATGTTCCTACACCATCAGCATCTATTATCTCTTTAGCTTTTATAAATAGTGGGTTAGTTCTTTGATTGAATAACAATCCGAATGTAACATCCCTGTTTTCTTCAGATATCTCATTTAATTCCTCAATATTTTTTGTAAACACTCCAACTGGTTTTTCTAAAAGTACATGTATCTTTTGCTTAATAGCTTCTATTCCCATTATTGGATGTAAGTAGTGTGGTGTTGCAACTATAACTGCATCAATCTCACCAGAACTTAACATCTCTTTAAAACTAGTAAAAATTTTCAATTCAGGAATAACCCCTTTTGCCCACTCTAATTTTTCTGTATCTATATCACAAACTGCTGTTAATTTTGCATTTTTTACCGTTCCATTTGGTATTAAAGGTTTATCTGTAAACGACATCACATGTACTTTCCCCATAAACCCTATTCCAACTATTCCAACTCTTAACATATCTATTCCCTCCTTAAATTCTATTTATCATTTCTAATAATGTTTTTAATGATGTTTCAAAAGCTTCTTTTCCATCTTTAAACTCGACTTTTCTATCTTTTACACTCTCGTGTTCTAATGATTGCAAAGTACTAAAATTTGTAAGATGAGGCTCTAATGATAAGAAATTTTCATAGCTATCATTTTTTAACTCTCTTAAAATTTCAAAAATTTGACCATCACCTGTTCCTATTAATACATTTTCATTTGATGAATATTTTGCATCTTTTAAATGAACATATTCAACATACCTCTTTAATTTTTGATAAGCCTTTAACGGTGAAACTCCAACTTGAACAAAATTAGCAGGATCAAATATCAATTTAAATCTATTTGAATTTTTTTTAGTTAACTCTATTAGATTCAAACAACTTTCAATATCATCTCCGTAAATTCCCTTTTCATTTTCATGAAGTAATACTAAATCTGTTCCATCAACCTCTTTTAAAAAACTTTCTATTTTTTCAAAAATTATATTTTCATATTTTTTCTTATTCTCTTTATTTAAAAAGAAACTAAAAACTCTAACATATTTAACTTTTAATCTCTTCGCTATCTCTATTACATTTTTAAATTTTTTAAAGTGTTCTATGAATTCCTCTTCGAAGTTTTCATTTTCAATATTTATTTTGCCTATCGGAGAAGCTATGCATGAAACCTCTATATTTTTTTCTAATAGATATTTTTGAATTTCATCAATCTCACTTAAAGACATCTCAGATATATTCTTTCCATCAATTGATCTTAACTCAATAAACTTCATTTTTAAATTTTTAATAATCTCCACTTCTTTTTTAAATCCAATATCTATTTCATCAATAAATCCTGATATTTTCATTTCTTCATCTCCTTTTTTGTGGCT
Coding sequences within:
- a CDS encoding sugar phosphate isomerase/epimerase codes for the protein MKIAVQMIGYFMPYLKEGKAVELSFAKESLINAKEMGYDGVQLSGFGRVTDEIIDFYRDTCKELDLKIIATHINFLDLTQNLEMVIKAHKEWGCDLCGIGAMPMEYQGSYEKYVEFSNIINKIGGDLLKENIFFMYHMHAFEFMKFNKKFGLDILMENTNKENVKLLIDTYWAQYGGVNILSLIDKYSDRLNTIHLKDMKIVSTGEKFFDLGKQVICPLGEGNIAFEPIVEKIKSLKIDWIIIEQDYSLDEDISGDYKKSLEFLKKIV
- a CDS encoding Gfo/Idh/MocA family protein, whose translation is MEEKRVGVIGCGVISDVHIPLIKKNHKLIAVCDLKLDAAKKVGEENGCNYYRNFVDMLENESLDTIHILTPHNIRYEIAELACRKGIHFIIEKPLAHTYEEAQKLIELLQIYPNVEATVVYQNRRNRSYIKLKEELDKGEAGKIKGLEATVFWRRDLNYYEAAPWRGKKLEGGGGLLINQAIHTIDYLQDIGGEIENISGQVFKLKNLTLDVEDTASIKLDFKNGVQGFFSGTLCNFNNTSVTLKVYCENGTYTIRDGKLLLSKDNEEIVLQRDEKGEIKDYYGASHEKEIDCFYNSLGKNKKLYLPLEESLKSLKIITDIYKESDLR
- a CDS encoding Gfo/Idh/MocA family protein; the encoded protein is MLRVGIVGIGFMGKVHVMSFTDKPLIPNGTVKNAKLTAVCDIDTEKLEWAKGVIPELKIFTSFKEMLSSGEIDAVIVATPHYLHPIMGIEAIKQKIHVLLEKPVGVFTKNIEELNEISEENRDVTFGLLFNQRTNPLFIKAKEIIDADGVGTFKRVNWIITNWYRPQKYYDNGEWRATWAGEGGGVLINQAPHQIDMWQWLCGMPNKVRAYCKFGENRDVEVETDVTAYVEYPNGGNGVFITSTHDAPGTNRLEIIGNNGKIVIENDVLTYKKLLVPENELNLVATADLRDPKNTPQVEETIYTSKDLGEVPWGIEHALVIENWIDAIEGKDKLIAPGIEGIKALELINSMLLSTFLNKEIDLPIDKDVYYEELMKKCATSKYTKKWSI
- a CDS encoding sugar phosphate isomerase/epimerase; this encodes MKISGFIDEIDIGFKKEVEIIKNLKMKFIELRSIDGKNISEMSLSEIDEIQKYLLEKNIEVSCIASPIGKINIENENFEEEFIEHFKKFKNVIEIAKRLKVKYVRVFSFFLNKENKKKYENIIFEKIESFLKEVDGTDLVLLHENEKGIYGDDIESCLNLIELTKKNSNRFKLIFDPANFVQVGVSPLKAYQKLKRYVEYVHLKDAKYSSNENVLIGTGDGQIFEILRELKNDSYENFLSLEPHLTNFSTLQSLEHESVKDRKVEFKDGKEAFETSLKTLLEMINRI